The Clostridioides difficile genome has a segment encoding these proteins:
- a CDS encoding penicillin-binding protein 2, with translation MSKKKTPFLKKVGKRSWYIFTIILIIYSGLIYRLVDIQVLKGDKYKQNVESQSVEKVELNSGRGIIYDRNNKKLTDTSKAQLLVVEKEKLNNNYKILELVKKATKMDDLEIYKIIQEQLANPIIQIQTENIDNSMKKQLEKNGIMLEEKTMRYSQDGLLSHTIGYIKDDDKSGQLGIEKSMDSVLRNSNEKYISAFKAGDAGNEKSLNILKGSVKTVDEKDKDKHLKTTIDYDIQKNLEQILNKEENPTAAVISDVSTGEILAMCSRPNFDQNNIAKSLKSKNGEFENRVIKSTYPPGSVFKMVVLFSALENGVVDENYTYNCKGKTKVGNSNEILRCNKLDGHGLQSLQQTFSNSCNPAFLDIAMKVGKEKILKSAEKLHLFEKVDIGLDEERIREAPKNISIRNLAIGQENIEFTPLQINQMTQIIANNGTFEPLYLYKSLVNNDMKTVKTYKSSKKEEIISPYVCTQVKEIMKSVSKVGTAKVLKDLEGGCGVKTGTAQSSLNKKPIDHGWITGFYPEKRPKYVITVLVEGTQKESKSAIPIFKEICESIK, from the coding sequence ATGTCAAAAAAGAAGACTCCATTTTTGAAAAAAGTGGGAAAGAGAAGCTGGTATATATTTACTATAATTTTAATAATTTATAGTGGTTTAATCTATAGGCTAGTTGATATACAGGTATTAAAAGGTGATAAGTACAAGCAAAATGTTGAATCACAGAGTGTTGAGAAAGTAGAGTTGAATAGTGGACGAGGCATAATTTATGATAGAAATAATAAGAAACTTACAGATACAAGTAAAGCTCAGCTTTTAGTTGTTGAGAAAGAAAAGCTAAATAACAACTATAAAATACTAGAACTTGTCAAGAAAGCTACTAAGATGGATGATTTGGAAATATATAAAATTATACAAGAACAATTGGCGAATCCCATAATACAAATTCAGACTGAAAATATTGATAATAGTATGAAAAAACAACTTGAGAAAAATGGGATAATGCTAGAAGAAAAGACTATGCGATATTCACAGGATGGTTTATTATCACATACAATAGGTTATATAAAGGATGATGATAAATCAGGTCAATTGGGAATAGAAAAAAGTATGGATAGCGTACTTAGAAATTCAAATGAAAAATATATAAGTGCCTTTAAAGCTGGAGATGCAGGAAATGAAAAATCTCTAAATATTTTAAAGGGAAGTGTAAAAACAGTTGATGAAAAAGATAAAGATAAACATTTAAAAACTACTATTGATTATGATATTCAAAAAAATTTAGAGCAGATACTAAATAAAGAAGAAAATCCAACAGCAGCAGTGATTTCAGATGTATCGACAGGTGAAATTCTTGCTATGTGTTCTAGACCTAATTTTGACCAAAATAATATAGCAAAGAGTTTAAAGAGTAAAAATGGAGAGTTTGAAAATAGAGTCATAAAATCGACATATCCACCAGGTTCTGTGTTTAAGATGGTAGTACTATTTTCTGCACTTGAAAATGGGGTTGTAGATGAGAATTACACCTATAATTGTAAAGGGAAAACTAAGGTTGGAAACAGTAATGAAATATTACGATGCAATAAACTAGATGGACATGGTCTTCAATCCTTACAGCAAACTTTTTCTAATTCATGTAATCCAGCATTTTTAGATATAGCAATGAAAGTTGGCAAAGAGAAGATATTAAAATCTGCTGAGAAATTGCATTTATTTGAAAAGGTTGATATTGGTCTTGATGAAGAACGAATTAGAGAAGCTCCAAAAAATATATCAATACGTAATTTAGCTATAGGTCAAGAAAATATAGAGTTTACACCACTTCAAATAAATCAAATGACCCAGATAATAGCTAATAATGGAACATTTGAGCCATTATATTTATATAAAAGTCTTGTAAATAATGATATGAAGACAGTAAAAACTTATAAATCTTCAAAAAAAGAAGAAATTATTTCTCCTTATGTATGTACACAAGTAAAAGAAATTATGAAATCTGTTTCTAAAGTTGGGACAGCTAAAGTTCTAAAAGATTTAGAAGGAGGATGTGGGGTAAAAACTGGTACAGCTCAAAGTAGTCTGAATAAAAAGCCAATAGATCATGGTTGGATAACTGGATTTTATCCAGAGAAAAGACCTAAGTACGTAATAACTGTGCTAGTAGAAGGAACTCAAAAGGAAAGTAAATCAGCAATACCTATATTTAAAGAAATATGTGAAAGTATAAAATAA
- a CDS encoding U32 family peptidase, whose amino-acid sequence MELNKVELLAPAGDLERLKIAITYGADAVYIGGEIFGMRSAAKNFSKEDMAEGVAFAHERGKKVFVTVNIIPHNEDFLQLEAYLLELEEIGIDAVIIADPGVLSVIKKVIPNMEIHLSTQANTTNYLSANFWYEHGIKRVVVARELSFDEISEIRAKTPLDMDIEAFMHGAMCISYSGRCLISNYMTGRDANKGSCAQSCRWQYHLVEEKRPGEYFPIYEDERGTFFFNSKDLCMIEYIPELIKSGITSLKIEGRMKTSYYVATVVRAYRMAIDEFYKDPENWKFNPMWMEELKKGSHRHFTSGFYLNKPTTEDQNYQSASYVRNYDFIGIVRESEDENGLIVVEQRNKMCVGDEIEVMGPYKETMFTKIEEMYNEEGEPIESAPHPRQIVKLKLSVKVEKDYMLRKVIEEKVEE is encoded by the coding sequence ATGGAATTAAATAAAGTTGAACTTTTAGCTCCAGCAGGTGATTTGGAGAGATTAAAAATAGCTATAACATATGGAGCAGATGCTGTTTATATAGGTGGAGAAATCTTCGGAATGAGGTCTGCTGCAAAAAACTTTAGTAAAGAAGATATGGCAGAAGGTGTAGCTTTTGCACATGAGAGAGGGAAAAAGGTATTTGTAACAGTAAATATAATACCTCACAATGAAGATTTCCTACAATTAGAGGCTTATTTATTGGAGTTAGAAGAGATAGGAATAGATGCAGTTATAATAGCTGACCCAGGGGTTCTTAGTGTAATTAAAAAAGTGATTCCAAATATGGAAATACACTTAAGTACACAAGCAAATACAACTAATTATCTTAGTGCTAATTTTTGGTATGAACATGGAATAAAAAGAGTTGTAGTGGCAAGAGAATTATCATTTGATGAAATATCTGAAATAAGAGCTAAAACACCTTTAGATATGGATATAGAAGCTTTTATGCATGGAGCTATGTGTATTTCTTATTCAGGAAGATGTTTGATAAGTAATTACATGACTGGAAGAGATGCAAACAAAGGTTCTTGTGCTCAATCTTGTAGATGGCAATATCATTTAGTTGAAGAAAAAAGACCAGGTGAATATTTCCCTATATATGAAGATGAAAGAGGAACATTCTTTTTTAACTCAAAAGATTTGTGCATGATAGAATACATACCAGAATTAATTAAATCTGGTATAACAAGCTTAAAAATAGAAGGAAGAATGAAGACATCATATTATGTAGCAACAGTTGTAAGAGCATACAGAATGGCAATAGATGAATTTTATAAAGACCCTGAGAACTGGAAATTTAATCCTATGTGGATGGAAGAGTTAAAGAAAGGGAGCCATAGACATTTTACATCAGGTTTTTATTTAAATAAACCAACAACAGAAGACCAAAATTATCAATCAGCATCATATGTTAGAAACTATGATTTTATAGGTATAGTTAGAGAATCAGAGGATGAAAATGGGCTTATTGTAGTTGAACAAAGAAATAAAATGTGTGTTGGTGATGAAATAGAAGTTATGGGACCATATAAAGAAACTATGTTCACTAAAATAGAAGAAATGTACAATGAAGAAGGAGAGCCTATAGAATCAGCTCCTCACCCTAGACAGATAGTTAAGTTAAAACTATCAGTAAAAGTTGAGAAGGATTATATGCTTAGAAAAGTTATAGAAGAAAAAGTTGAAGAGTAA
- a CDS encoding O-methyltransferase, whose protein sequence is MSNIVNDLVEDYIRVTLKEKEGLLKDLEIYAEENSVPIIHKEVSDLLKVLLKIQKPKRVLEVGCAIGYSSIFFATIIGKDADIITVERSEKMIEKAKENIKLAGFENNITILEGDAEEKLSQIQGEFDLIFIDAAKGQYKLFFDLVIDKLKDGGLLVSDNILYKGMVAHDDFVVRRKKTIVKRMRNYLDYICNCNYLSTSLIPIGDGVALSYKESKRGDVDGIK, encoded by the coding sequence ATGAGTAATATAGTTAATGACTTGGTTGAAGATTATATAAGAGTAACATTAAAAGAAAAAGAAGGGCTTTTAAAAGATTTGGAAATTTATGCTGAAGAAAATAGTGTTCCTATAATACATAAAGAAGTTTCAGATTTATTAAAAGTTTTATTAAAGATTCAAAAGCCAAAAAGAGTTTTAGAAGTAGGATGTGCAATTGGTTATTCTTCTATTTTTTTTGCAACAATCATAGGTAAAGATGCAGATATAATAACTGTTGAAAGAAGCGAAAAAATGATAGAGAAAGCAAAAGAAAATATAAAATTAGCTGGATTTGAAAATAACATAACTATACTAGAAGGAGATGCAGAAGAAAAATTGAGTCAAATCCAAGGTGAATTTGACCTTATATTTATAGATGCAGCAAAAGGTCAATATAAGCTATTCTTTGATTTAGTTATAGATAAGCTAAAAGATGGTGGATTATTAGTTTCTGATAATATTTTATATAAAGGAATGGTTGCACATGATGATTTTGTTGTAAGAAGAAAGAAAACCATAGTAAAAAGAATGAGAAATTATTTAGATTATATATGTAATTGTAATTATTTGAGTACATCATTGATACCAATAGGAGATGGTGTAGCATTAAGTTATAAAGAAAGTAAAAGAGGTGACGTAGATGGAATTAAATAA
- the mltG gene encoding endolytic transglycosylase MltG: MNFKKNRLKIVALIVVILIVVVGIFVSMQIGPYDKNNKEDVIVDIPSGSSVGKISDILYENKLIKNEFLFKLIVKVSNKAPSIKSGTYLLNQSYSNNDIISLLASGKIYQDGVKVTIPEGSTSKEIIAILVNKNLGDKITFENLIKKPQEFYDKFTFLKEDGITSLEGFLYPETYYFNSKKQSEEDILSEMLKVFDSKYTDKFKKKQKESKMTLQEVMEMASIIEKEAVLDKDRPIIASVFYNRLKVGMPLQSDATIQYIFEERKKIVTYNDLKIDSPYNSYKNKGLPPTPISNPGIKSIEAALYPDKTDYLYFVAKIDGGNNYSTNYQDHLKYVKEYKEARDKQGKDTKTTNNENTKK; the protein is encoded by the coding sequence ATGAATTTTAAAAAAAATAGATTAAAAATAGTAGCATTAATAGTTGTTATTTTAATTGTTGTGGTAGGTATATTTGTGTCTATGCAAATAGGTCCTTATGATAAAAATAACAAAGAAGATGTAATTGTTGACATTCCAAGTGGCTCATCAGTTGGAAAAATATCTGACATACTATATGAAAACAAATTAATAAAAAATGAATTCTTGTTTAAATTGATAGTAAAAGTGAGTAATAAGGCTCCTTCTATAAAATCAGGGACATATTTACTTAATCAATCGTATTCAAATAATGATATAATAAGCCTTTTAGCTTCAGGAAAAATATATCAAGATGGTGTAAAAGTAACTATTCCAGAAGGTTCTACATCTAAAGAAATTATAGCAATCTTAGTAAATAAAAATTTAGGCGATAAAATTACTTTTGAAAATCTAATAAAAAAACCTCAAGAGTTTTATGACAAGTTCACATTCTTAAAAGAAGATGGGATAACTTCTTTAGAGGGATTTTTATATCCAGAAACTTATTATTTTAATTCAAAGAAACAATCAGAGGAAGATATTTTAAGTGAAATGTTAAAAGTGTTTGATAGTAAATATACAGATAAATTTAAAAAGAAACAAAAAGAATCAAAGATGACTCTTCAAGAAGTAATGGAGATGGCTTCAATAATTGAAAAAGAAGCTGTACTTGATAAAGATAGACCAATAATAGCAAGTGTTTTTTATAATAGACTTAAAGTAGGGATGCCTCTTCAATCAGATGCAACAATACAATATATATTTGAAGAAAGAAAGAAAATCGTAACTTATAACGATTTAAAAATTGATTCTCCATATAATAGTTACAAAAATAAAGGATTGCCTCCTACACCAATATCAAATCCTGGTATAAAATCTATTGAGGCAGCACTTTACCCAGATAAAACAGATTACTTGTATTTTGTGGCAAAGATTGATGGTGGAAATAACTATAGTACAAACTATCAAGACCATTTAAAATATGTTAAAGAGTACAAAGAAGCAAGAGATAAACAAGGTAAAGATACAAAAACAACAAATAATGAAAATACCAAAAAATAA
- a CDS encoding pyrimidine-nucleoside phosphorylase yields the protein MRMYDIIKKKRDSLELSKEEINYFIENYSKGDIPDYQASALLMSIYLNKMNRQETVCLTEAMMHSGDVIELSDIEGIKVDKHSTGGVGDKTTIALIPLAASCGAPVAKMSGRGLGHTGGTIDKLESIPGFSTEMDINKFIDSVNKRKIAVCGQSAKVAIADKKIYALRDVTATVDNISLIASSVMSKKLASGADAIVLDVKTGNGAFMKTLEESFELAKAMVDIGTGMNKDTVGIVTDMDEPLGFAVGNSLEVIEAIETLKGNGPKDLVELCEVLGAYMLVLAKVACDFDDGIERIRESIKSGRAIDKLKEFIENQGGNKDIVDNYSLFKESKYKYTIKSDKSGYINKIKAEDIGISAMILGAGRETKDDTLDLSAGIILEKKVGDYVKEGEVLAYMYYDDEKKLPLAKDRFVNSYSIVDGEIEKNKLVYGIVTKDGIKKF from the coding sequence ATGAGAATGTATGATATTATAAAAAAAAAGAGAGATAGTTTAGAACTTAGCAAAGAAGAGATAAATTACTTTATAGAAAACTATTCTAAAGGAGATATACCTGACTATCAGGCTTCTGCACTATTAATGTCTATTTATTTAAATAAGATGAATAGACAAGAGACTGTATGCCTTACAGAAGCAATGATGCACTCTGGTGATGTGATAGAGCTATCAGATATAGAAGGTATAAAAGTAGATAAACACAGTACAGGTGGTGTTGGAGATAAGACTACAATAGCTCTTATACCTTTAGCTGCTTCATGTGGAGCACCAGTTGCAAAAATGTCTGGAAGAGGTCTTGGACATACTGGAGGAACTATTGATAAATTGGAATCTATACCAGGTTTTTCTACAGAAATGGATATAAATAAATTTATTGATTCTGTAAATAAGCGTAAAATAGCAGTTTGTGGTCAAAGTGCAAAGGTAGCAATTGCAGATAAAAAAATCTATGCTCTTAGGGATGTTACAGCAACTGTAGACAATATATCATTGATAGCATCTAGTGTAATGTCTAAAAAGCTAGCTTCGGGAGCTGACGCAATTGTATTAGACGTGAAAACTGGAAATGGAGCATTCATGAAGACTTTAGAGGAGTCTTTTGAATTGGCAAAAGCTATGGTTGATATAGGTACTGGTATGAATAAAGATACCGTAGGAATTGTGACAGATATGGATGAACCTTTAGGATTTGCTGTTGGTAACTCTTTAGAGGTTATAGAAGCAATTGAAACTTTAAAAGGAAATGGACCAAAAGACCTTGTTGAATTATGTGAAGTTTTAGGAGCATATATGCTAGTTTTAGCAAAAGTTGCATGTGATTTTGATGATGGTATTGAAAGGATACGAGAATCAATAAAATCTGGCAGAGCTATAGATAAACTTAAAGAGTTTATAGAAAATCAAGGTGGAAATAAAGATATAGTTGATAATTATTCTCTATTTAAAGAATCAAAGTATAAGTATACAATCAAATCAGATAAATCTGGGTATATAAATAAGATTAAGGCAGAAGATATTGGCATATCAGCTATGATTCTTGGAGCTGGTAGAGAAACTAAAGATGATACTCTAGATTTATCAGCAGGAATAATCTTAGAAAAAAAAGTTGGAGATTATGTAAAAGAGGGTGAAGTTTTAGCATATATGTACTATGATGATGAGAAAAAACTTCCACTTGCAAAAGATAGATTTGTCAATTCATACTCTATTGTAGATGGAGAAATAGAGAAAAATAAATTAGTATATGGTATTGTAACTAAAGATGGAATTAAAAAGTTTTAG
- a CDS encoding purine-nucleoside phosphorylase: protein MFEKIEQSSKFINSKINIKPKIGLILGSGLGDLANEVEDSVMIKYSEIPNFPVSTVEGHAGQLVIGKLAGKEVIAMQGRFHYYEGYSQKEATFPVRVMKALGVEILVVTNAAGGVNKQFKPGDLMIIRDHINFSGSNPLVGKNDDRLGVRFPDMSDAYSCKYVDVVKECAKGYNIDVKEGVYMFFSGPNYETPAEVRMAQILGADAVGMSTVPEVIVAAHSNIDVIGISCITNMAAGILNQPLSHEEVIETTQKVKSEFLNLVKSTVKSL, encoded by the coding sequence ATGTTTGAAAAGATAGAACAAAGTAGTAAATTTATAAATTCTAAAATTAATATAAAACCTAAGATTGGTCTAATATTAGGTTCTGGACTTGGTGATTTAGCAAATGAGGTAGAAGATTCTGTCATGATTAAATATAGCGAAATTCCAAATTTCCCTGTTTCAACAGTAGAAGGACATGCTGGGCAACTTGTTATTGGAAAGCTTGCAGGAAAAGAAGTAATAGCTATGCAAGGAAGATTTCATTATTATGAAGGTTATTCTCAAAAAGAAGCTACTTTCCCAGTAAGAGTTATGAAAGCTCTTGGAGTCGAAATTCTTGTAGTAACTAATGCTGCTGGTGGTGTAAATAAACAATTTAAACCAGGAGATTTGATGATTATAAGAGACCATATAAATTTTAGTGGGAGTAATCCATTGGTAGGCAAAAATGATGATAGACTTGGAGTTAGATTTCCAGATATGTCAGATGCATACTCATGTAAATATGTAGATGTAGTTAAAGAGTGTGCTAAAGGATACAATATAGATGTAAAAGAAGGTGTATATATGTTCTTTAGTGGACCTAATTATGAAACACCAGCAGAAGTGAGAATGGCTCAAATATTGGGGGCTGATGCAGTTGGAATGTCAACCGTTCCAGAAGTTATAGTAGCAGCACATTCTAATATTGATGTTATTGGTATATCTTGTATAACTAATATGGCTGCTGGTATCTTAAATCAGCCATTGAGTCATGAAGAAGTTATAGAAACTACACAAAAAGTTAAATCAGAGTTTTTGAACTTAGTTAAGAGTACAGTTAAGAGTTTATAG